The Thermomicrobiales bacterium genome contains the following window.
CGTAAGGACGGATACCAGGCGATCCCGGTCTTCATCGTGTTCGGCGCTGACGGTGGGGAGCGTGGATTCGTCATCGAGCGACCGCAGGTTGCCTACAGCGAGATGGCTGCGGAAACCAGCCGCTTTGCGTCCGAGCATCCGGAGATCGAGGGAGTCAGTCGAAACTACGATCGGATGCCGGATGAGACGAAGGCGGCAGTGCGAGCCAATATCGAACGATACCGGCGCACCCGGACATCGGAGTGGGTTGCGGCGCTGTTCGACGAGCTGGAGATAGCGGCCCGACGTGCCACGCTGACAACCGCCGAGAGCGGCTGACAACCATCTCTCGCGGCTGGACTTGACGCTGGATGTCCCGTGACGTGTATGCTCATGCGTGATTGTAGTCGCAGCGATACGCGCCGCACGCACGAGGATCATGAGACGACGCCAACGCCCAAGTCCATTCTCGACCGCCTCGGCCCGGCCTCGACGGCGCGAGCGATCTCCACGCTACCCATTGCCACGATCGAAGGGCGCACGCCCTTACGAGCATGACGGGGATGCGCGCCCGCAGTCTTCGTCGTTCGACCGGACGATGCGCCTACCGGCGTTCCTGCATGCTGCCCGCCGCCGTCCGATCCGTTCAGTGCGAACCATCGCCGTTGTGCTTCTTCTGTTTCTGCCTGTCGCTTTGACGACCTGGGCCGCGTCAGTTGTGGTGCCGATCGCGATCGAAGCCCGACAAGCAGCCGGGCAGGTGTTCGTCACGCCGGTGGTGCGCGAGCATTTCGTCGATACACCGGGGACGCGAGTGCCCGAAATCCCGGGATCGCCAACAATCGCCTCAACGACCACCACCGGGATTGTCAGCATCCCGACCGCGACTCCGCTCCCGAATGCGACGCCAACGCCACCCGGGCCGACACCGACGCCGTATCCAGCGTGGGACAGCGATCGGCCGATCAACATACTCTTGCTTGGAGTCGACGCAAGGGTCGGCGAGGAAGGCCCCCCGCGAAGCGACACGATGATCATTGTGCGGATCGATCCCGTCTCGAAACGGGTCGACATGCTGTCGATCCCCCGCGACTTGCTCGTCGAAATCCCTGGCTATAGCGCGACGAAGATCAACGCCGCATACCCGTATGGCGAGATGAACTCCGACATCCCGGGCGGCGGACCGACGCTCGCCGCGCAGACAGTCGAGTACAACTTCGGCATTCGTATCGACTATTTCGCCGAGGTGGACATTGTCGGGATGGAGAAGGTAGTGGACACGCTCGGTGGCGTCGTAGTCGACGTCCCCGGGATCATTAAGGATGATCAGTACCCGACGGGGGACTACGGATATACCCGTGTGTACTTCACCCCTGGGTTACAGCTCATGGACGGGCAAACCGCTGTGCGCTTCTCCCGAACCCGGCATGGTGATGGCGACTTCGCCCGTCAGGCGCGCCAGCAGCAGGTGTTGATGGCCATCCGTGACCGCGCGATCGATACCGGCGCGATCACCAAGCTCCCGGAATTACTGGGCGAGGTCGGCGCGTCCGTTCGGACTGACTTGTCGCTACGCCAGATGTTCGCGCTCGCGCGACTTGCCCAAGAGATCAACCGCAACGACATCTACACGCACAGCATGGCGCCATATGTGCAGGTGAGCTGGATCGACGGCGGGTACTACCTGGTCGGCAATTGGGATGCCATCCGCGCGATGGTTAGCGACTTCCCCAGCGATTCGAATGCACAGCGCCCACTTGAGTCCTCGGCCCCGGTGGAGACGCCAGTAGTCTCTCCGACGATCCCACCGCGGCCAGTCCCGACCGCCACTCCGACCACGCCGAGCCGGCTCGTTCCGTAATCATCCCTCCGGCTCACCCGGGGCCGTCTTCTGATTCACCCAATCGCGGGTGGCAAGCCGCGCGCGCGCCAGAGCCGATGCCGCGCGCGCGGCGGCGACGGTTGCCTTGTCGCTCGCGAATCGTCGGGCGAAGTCGATGCTCTCCCTTGCCGTTGCGAGGTCGCGGTCGATCTGTCCCCGGCTCAGGCCGGCCGTTCCGAGGTGTTCGGCGACGACCTCCGGTGATGCCTCCCGGCTCCAGTGGCTGAGCGTCCCGAGGACTGGCAGGATGCCAACGATGTTCGAGACCAGCGGGAACCCGGGAACCATGCGGAGCGGCGCCATCGTTGCGGGTCGCCGCTGGGTGACCTGTCTGGCTGCCTCCGGCATCGGGCTGACTCGCTCGTCGAGCGCAAGCGCATGGGCCAGGGAAAGGTAGGAAGGAATACGTCGGATAAGGCTGTTGGCCCGGGTGCGGAGATCGTCGGTCTGAGACAATGCGTCGCGCACTGCCGCGGCAAGCTCCTGTTTCGTTGCCAGGTTCGGGTCCCAGTGAATTCGAACCCCCTCCGGCGTCGCTTCTGCCTCGCTCACGCCGGGTGTAACACTCACCATCGCGGCAACGGTGCGCGCCTCGATGACTCGGTTCTGTGCCATTTGCGTTGCCGGCTCCTGCGTCCAGGTAAGCAGGAGCGAGCCTTGTTCCTCGTCCTGCGCCCAGACCCGGATCGTCGGTGTGCCAGATTCCATCGTTGTACCCGCTGTCCTCAACGCCGAGCGTCATCGTTTCGGTAATCCTACCCGCTGGATGCGTGCAACGTTGTGACCGCTTCGGGTATCCTCGAATCATGACGATTGACGCGCGCGCGAGCCAAAATGCAGAGAGCAAACAACGGGTGGCCGAAGCGGCCGCGCGGATGGTCGAGGACGGGATGATCGTCGGCCTCGGCAGTGGATCGACGGCCGAGCTGTTTGTCCGCGCCCTTGGCGCCCGGGTCGCCGACGGGCTGCGAGTGCGCGCCGTCGCGACGTCGAGCCGGACGGAGACGATCGCACGGTCGATGGGCATCGAGGTCGTCGAGCTTGACTGTCCGCTCGATCTGGTAGTCGATGGCGCTGACGCTGTCGAGCGCGGAACGTTGGCCGCAATCAAAGGGCTTGGTGGCGCGCTGACCCGTGAGAAGGTCGTTGCGGCGGCGGCGCGGAGATTCGTGCTGATCGTCGACACGACGAAAGTTGTCAATCGATTCGGTGACGCATTCGTCCGGGTTCCGGCGCCAGTCGAGGTTCTCCCATTTGGCTGGAAGATGACGGCTCGGCGTCTAGCGGAGATTGGCTCGCCAGTCGTGCGGGAGCAAGACGGTGCGCCAGTGATGACGGACAACGGAAACCTGATTGTTGACCTCTACCACCCTGGCGAGCTGGATCCGCATCGGCTAGCGGCGGCGATCGACTCGATCACCGGGGTCGTCGAGCACGGTCTGTTCCTCGATATGGCGGTCAGCGCGATCGTGGGTTCGCCCGACGATATCTACCAGCTTCACCGCGACCGCTGACCCATTCCTCCCCCCGTGATCCCGCAGAACCATCGACATGTTCGGAAGGCGATTATCGTCGCGTAGAATGCCGTGGTTGGTTTCGTGTGATGAAGGGGTTCGTCGTGACGGAGAATTCGCGCGTGCGGTTCGGGATCGTGAGTGGGACGCGGGAGCCGTTTCCCGAGCTGGTCAGGCGCTGGCAGGAGGCGGAGTCACTCGGGTTCGACACGGTCTGGGTGACCGACCATTTCATTACCGGCTCTGAGCCGGGGCAGGATCTGGAACCGATCCTTGAAGCCTGGACGTCGATCGCGGCGCTGGCGATGGCAACAACAACGATCCGATTCGGTGTGATGGTGACCGGCAATACGTATCGCAACCCGGCCCTGCTGGCAAAGCAGGCAGTGACCATCGACCATATCTCCGACGGTCGACTGATCCTCGGCTTTGGCGCTGGATGGTGGGAGCGCGAGCACGCCGCCTACGGATATGACTTTCCCAGCAACCGCGAGCTTGTCGATCGGTTCGGGGAGGCGCTAGAGATCATGACCCGGCTGCAGGAGGACGAGCGGGCGACGGTCCGGGGCCAGTACTACTGGGTGGATGACGCGCCGTTCGAGCCGAAGCCGATCCAGCGCCCGCATGTCCCGCTCCTGGTTGGCGCCTCGGGTCCTCGAATGCTCCGCCTGACGGCGAAATACGCCGACGAATGGAACACGCGTGGCCCGGTTGATGAGGTCGCGCCGCGGATTCAGGCGCTCAACGATGCGTGCCGGGAGATCGGACGAAACCCGAACGAAATCGTCCGCTCGATCTGGCCCTATGGCGACCCGTGGACCTCGGTCGATGACGTGCAGGTGATGGTTACCGACTATCGACGGCTTGGCTTTGACGAGGTCGTCTTCGCCTGGCCCGGTAAGGACAATGTCGACGTGATGCGGACGTTCGCGCAGGACGTGATGTCGGATCTTCGCTAGTCGCCCGACCTGCAGACTCTTAGCGACAGGATGAGGAAGATGGCGAACAACGTTCGGCTGATCGACGTCAGTATCCCGATCTATCCCGGCATGTGCGAGTGGATTGGCGAAAACATCGTTGCCACCGAGCCGCTTTCGAGCACGCCGGCCGACGAGGCGAATGTCACCCGCCTCGTCCTGACATCGCACACTGGCACGCACGTCGATCCGCCCCGGCACTTCGTCCACGGCGCGACGACGATCGATGCCATCCCGCTCGACCGATGGATCGGACCCTGCTGGGTTGCAGATCTGACCGGATCGAATCCCGAAGTCACGGCGTCCGACCTGGATGCCGCGAATGTGCCGGCCGGGACCGAGCGGCTGATCCTGAAAACACGCAACTCAGAGCTCTGGCGTAGTGCGCCGGATCGGTTCGAGGATCACTTCGTCGGACTATCGCTCGATGGCGCAGAGTGGGTCGTTCAGCGCGGTATCCGGCTAATCGGCATCGACTATCTCTCGATTGGACCCTTGTACACCACCGGAACTGAGACGCACCTGATGCTCCTGGAGAACGATGTGCTCATCGTCGAAGGGCTCGACCTCGGCGCGATCGATCCCGGCGCGTGGGAACTGCTCTGCATGCCGCTCAAGCTGCGCGACGGTGATGGCGCGCCGGCGCGGGTCGCGCTGCGCGGTCCGCTGGATAGTGAGCCTATCGAGGCCGCGCGCTGAGGAGCCGCTCGGCGGCGGCATCGATGGTTGCGAGTTGCTTCGCGAAACAGAATCGTGCCAGCGGCGGGGCGGTCGCCGGGTCGAGATAGAACGCCGATGGCGGAATTGCCGCAACCCCAACATCGCGGGTGAGATAGCGACAGAAGGCGATGTCCTCGCTGAATCCCCAGGTCGTGATGTCGGCCATCAGAAAGTAGCTCCCCTGGCAATCCAGTGGAGGAAGCCCGGCGTCCCCTAATGCTGCCCGGAGACGATCGCGTCGTTCGGCATAACCGTCGCGCAACTCCTGGTAGTAACCACGCGCACCCGCTTGCTCGATCGCCTCGGCCATCGCCTCCTGGAACGGCGTCGCTGTCGCGAACACGACGAACTGATGAACCGATCGGAGCGCAGCATTCAGCGCCGCCGGCCCGACGGTATAGCCGATCTTCCAACCCGTCATCGAGAACGTCTTGCCGGTGGAGTTGATCGTCAGAGTTCGTTCGAACATGCCAGGTAGTAGCGCAATCGGCACGTGCTCGTGATGGTCGAAGACGATCCGATCGTAGACCTCATCGCTGAGGAGGATTATGTCATGCTCGACGCACAGCGACGCAATGAGCTCGAGCTCTGCTCGCTGAAACACCTTTCCGGTCGGATTGTGCGGGGTATTCAACAGCAGAACCCGAGTCCGAGGGTTGAGGACCGCGCGAAGCTCGTCCTCGTCGAAGCTCCAGTCGGGTGGGTTGAGCCGGACAACTCTCGGAATTCCACCGGCCATCACGACATCGGCGACATAGCCGTCGTAGAACGGTTCGAAAAAGACTACCTCGTCACCAGGGTCGATAAAGGCGATCATCGCGGTGAATAGTGCTTCGGTCGCGCCTGTGGTTACCGTCACCTCGCTGTCGGGATCGATCTCGCGGCCGAATCTCGCCGCCCAGTCGGCAGCGATCGCGCGTCGCAAGCGCGGTGTCCCATGACTCGGGGCGTATTGGTTGTGGTCGGCGGCGATTGCTCGCGCTGCCGCGTCCTTCACGAAATCGGGGCC
Protein-coding sequences here:
- a CDS encoding cyclase family protein, which encodes MANNVRLIDVSIPIYPGMCEWIGENIVATEPLSSTPADEANVTRLVLTSHTGTHVDPPRHFVHGATTIDAIPLDRWIGPCWVADLTGSNPEVTASDLDAANVPAGTERLILKTRNSELWRSAPDRFEDHFVGLSLDGAEWVVQRGIRLIGIDYLSIGPLYTTGTETHLMLLENDVLIVEGLDLGAIDPGAWELLCMPLKLRDGDGAPARVALRGPLDSEPIEAAR
- a CDS encoding LCP family protein, which gives rise to MRRRQRPSPFSTASARPRRRERSPRYPLPRSKGARPYEHDGDARPQSSSFDRTMRLPAFLHAARRRPIRSVRTIAVVLLLFLPVALTTWAASVVVPIAIEARQAAGQVFVTPVVREHFVDTPGTRVPEIPGSPTIASTTTTGIVSIPTATPLPNATPTPPGPTPTPYPAWDSDRPINILLLGVDARVGEEGPPRSDTMIIVRIDPVSKRVDMLSIPRDLLVEIPGYSATKINAAYPYGEMNSDIPGGGPTLAAQTVEYNFGIRIDYFAEVDIVGMEKVVDTLGGVVVDVPGIIKDDQYPTGDYGYTRVYFTPGLQLMDGQTAVRFSRTRHGDGDFARQARQQQVLMAIRDRAIDTGAITKLPELLGEVGASVRTDLSLRQMFALARLAQEINRNDIYTHSMAPYVQVSWIDGGYYLVGNWDAIRAMVSDFPSDSNAQRPLESSAPVETPVVSPTIPPRPVPTATPTTPSRLVP
- a CDS encoding methionine aminotransferase, translated to MTDIGSLRIQRFGTSVFTEMSRLATEHQAINLGQGFPDFAGPDFVKDAAARAIAADHNQYAPSHGTPRLRRAIAADWAARFGREIDPDSEVTVTTGATEALFTAMIAFIDPGDEVVFFEPFYDGYVADVVMAGGIPRVVRLNPPDWSFDEDELRAVLNPRTRVLLLNTPHNPTGKVFQRAELELIASLCVEHDIILLSDEVYDRIVFDHHEHVPIALLPGMFERTLTINSTGKTFSMTGWKIGYTVGPAALNAALRSVHQFVVFATATPFQEAMAEAIEQAGARGYYQELRDGYAERRDRLRAALGDAGLPPLDCQGSYFLMADITTWGFSEDIAFCRYLTRDVGVAAIPPSAFYLDPATAPPLARFCFAKQLATIDAAAERLLSARPR
- the rpiA gene encoding ribose-5-phosphate isomerase RpiA; this encodes MTIDARASQNAESKQRVAEAAARMVEDGMIVGLGSGSTAELFVRALGARVADGLRVRAVATSSRTETIARSMGIEVVELDCPLDLVVDGADAVERGTLAAIKGLGGALTREKVVAAAARRFVLIVDTTKVVNRFGDAFVRVPAPVEVLPFGWKMTARRLAEIGSPVVREQDGAPVMTDNGNLIVDLYHPGELDPHRLAAAIDSITGVVEHGLFLDMAVSAIVGSPDDIYQLHRDR
- a CDS encoding TIGR03560 family F420-dependent LLM class oxidoreductase; its protein translation is MTENSRVRFGIVSGTREPFPELVRRWQEAESLGFDTVWVTDHFITGSEPGQDLEPILEAWTSIAALAMATTTIRFGVMVTGNTYRNPALLAKQAVTIDHISDGRLILGFGAGWWEREHAAYGYDFPSNRELVDRFGEALEIMTRLQEDERATVRGQYYWVDDAPFEPKPIQRPHVPLLVGASGPRMLRLTAKYADEWNTRGPVDEVAPRIQALNDACREIGRNPNEIVRSIWPYGDPWTSVDDVQVMVTDYRRLGFDEVVFAWPGKDNVDVMRTFAQDVMSDLR
- a CDS encoding thioredoxin family protein, with product MSVADLWDVALNVDEYISSMTQNQGVFAAAIGATELTDQQRRLFAGDPVRILVFTEDFCGDSAQLIPPVARLARESADVDLRILRRDDHRDIAANYLRKDGYQAIPVFIVFGADGGERGFVIERPQVAYSEMAAETSRFASEHPEIEGVSRNYDRMPDETKAAVRANIERYRRTRTSEWVAALFDELEIAARRATLTTAESG